Proteins found in one Paenibacillus borealis genomic segment:
- a CDS encoding SDR family NAD(P)-dependent oxidoreductase, with translation MDALNGVKFSTVIKNSNYIVRDHRVHGVRIMPGVTLLDMIYRFLQTKGINLRDVELRKVLFSEPVSTSGQYDKKIRISFTKKADGYEVVAQSQKVKEHKVLDNIWDENLRCELHLSPPRTGERKSIDIQQIKSLSHRVEDMDHAYSYVRRIDIRHLEFMKGLGKLYYGDQRILAEITLGELAREYMDQFYMHPCYLDAATLVQGFVVLQELDFSREIQASIPMFIESFRSYEPMKEQIYVYIKDEGYPDGDIKDLMYFDIEVYNGQGEEIASFRRWGLKKIRSKELISGPQKVQHPAAAPVVSSVAAKLEPAQVKAQAPSARKGAPAEESVRKEAVTSYLKRLVSGLSGRDESELRTDEGFYNQGLNSQHLLDIVKRLEEKLECSLYPTLLFEYATMDELSQYILREHCDSFFSFATALGDVNQSAKPETAAAAIHAYTPTWVNSPLTLRGKAEQLGQQEQVLVLCGQQDELLALAGSEAGSRFSFVLPGEQFAAAGAGIYRMNFNREGDYKQLAVELQAADRMPTVLVNSLNCGGRSQGGLPDSEQQVIPMFYILRELLRSKIKSAVKMLYFFDQEGLAAHPGDAAMEGFLHCIQSETDKVAYKCIGIDAENRRQLQTIFLDELFSGWDSGRRVVYEQGLRRIQTYRKAGHAEGGVTTAIRSNHVYLITGGAGGIGQKLAAHVLQQGGAAILCGRAAKLPDEVGAGLDAHPRLEYVACDVTDRTSVESLHAFVKEKHGRLDGIFHCAGLTRDSLLVYKDSEDLRQVLRVKAEGTVNLDEVFKEEPLTFFAAFSSVAGILGNPTQSDYAYANLYMDGYMQQRELLRAQGLRSGKSLSINWPLWRDGGMKGDEHTELALKHRFGITLLETAAGIEALEWALQREETQLLMVPGEEIRIDDVLVRDGDSSEQKAVPQPGIALSHLTSSTGNTDEDDLAIIGISGRFPGADNLPEYWELLKAGRDAVSEVDPQRWNHEEQQRIAQESWGKDSSRWGGFLRDVDKFDSLLFNVAPYQAVLMDPHERVFLELAWEAFEDGGYIRSALKGQKVGVFAGAMWMQYQLYNTSRQVATSTISSIANRVSYYFGLTGPSLGIDTMCSSSMTALHMACQSVKNRDCAMALVGGVNLSVHPDKYLLLSQGNFASSEGRCRSFGEGGDGYVPAEAAGAILIKPLRQAERDHDRIYAVIKGSAINHGGEASGFTVPNQRAQEEAVSEAIRRSGIDAGTVNYIEAHGTGTSLGDPIEIKALMNAFAPCKDQSFSCAIGSVKSNIGHAEAAAGISSIAKVILQMQHGQLAPSIHSERINPHIRLGDSGFYIQQKLEEWKPVTRTANGQTTVYPRRAGISAFGAGGSNAHVILEQYTGSRKNGDQDQQTGNNGPYIFVLSAQTPERLQAYARRMRAFIEQGQAGIHESHKEVTAALQEVIAQMLDLPVTGIGQDHTLDELGLGPVEFLQLCDRLQGSFGIQANASAVSGDLTVQELSSQLVTGFAGMEGYGTAEPKAGAVQELSLSGLSYTLQVAREPMKHRLAVVYHTLSELLATIDDYLEQRASVQLFTSEAGVAAEGRTSKAQIHGNVQIQANLYTLRDAELLARAWAEGAAIDWRMLYGKDAPELLSLPHYPFARKSYWIEPVNPVELITNIQEYAEPAPTSGFAAPKAFAYTGNEVVLERVEGGVAIIRIQDAMHNNTFTHEVIQGLTHCFQTAQQDEQIKAIVVAGNDRIFSMGGTQEQLLDISDSKLSFTDAPILYRGMLECPIPVISAMEGHASGGGMLFGLYADIVVMAEESVYSAAFAKYGFTPGMGATFILEDKLGKNLAVEMMFTASMYSGEQLKSRSASVIFRAKDKVLQEAVSIARLIAEKPRTTVSVLKQELASRVLDSLLHCVDRENEMHRITFTTPEVKAKIRHLYRASEPVMEEREAVKAATLSAPEGTVNKPSRLNAGTVANVGSTGLASSTDSAVSIPSIYAAEADRNIERNIKDELTQIIADRIQLDEAELDEDMNFKDMGVDSISGVEIVRDLGESFSLQLDTIDIYDYYTINLLAAHIGRKLRANFQAQEAEVPGVLSASAVTGTSSGIREGAAAGASVGHAGSGVPEASVSTSASSANQEDRDLLELLSRLNEDELDVDEVAQFLEVYYE, from the coding sequence ATGGACGCTTTAAACGGTGTGAAGTTCAGTACAGTAATAAAAAACAGCAATTATATCGTCAGAGATCATCGGGTTCACGGTGTACGGATTATGCCCGGTGTCACGCTGCTTGACATGATCTACCGGTTCCTGCAGACCAAAGGCATTAACCTGCGGGATGTCGAGCTGCGCAAGGTGCTGTTCAGCGAGCCGGTCTCCACCAGCGGGCAATACGATAAAAAAATCCGAATCTCGTTCACGAAAAAAGCGGATGGTTACGAGGTTGTGGCACAGAGCCAGAAGGTTAAGGAACATAAGGTGCTGGACAATATCTGGGATGAAAATCTGCGCTGTGAGCTGCATTTGTCCCCTCCGCGCACCGGTGAGCGAAAATCGATCGACATTCAGCAGATTAAGAGTCTGAGCCACCGCGTGGAAGATATGGACCATGCCTACAGCTATGTGCGGAGAATCGATATCCGCCACCTGGAATTTATGAAGGGTCTGGGAAAACTGTATTACGGCGATCAGCGCATTCTGGCTGAAATTACCCTGGGCGAGCTCGCCAGGGAATATATGGACCAGTTCTACATGCACCCTTGTTATCTGGATGCAGCAACGCTGGTTCAGGGATTTGTTGTATTGCAGGAGCTGGATTTCTCCCGGGAGATCCAGGCTTCCATTCCGATGTTCATCGAATCCTTCCGTTCCTATGAACCGATGAAGGAGCAGATCTATGTCTATATCAAGGATGAGGGTTATCCGGATGGAGACATCAAGGACCTGATGTATTTCGATATCGAAGTATACAACGGGCAAGGAGAGGAGATCGCCAGCTTCAGACGCTGGGGCCTGAAGAAGATCCGCTCCAAGGAGCTGATCAGCGGACCTCAGAAGGTTCAACATCCTGCTGCAGCACCGGTGGTTTCGTCCGTTGCTGCGAAGCTGGAGCCAGCCCAAGTCAAAGCCCAAGCTCCGTCGGCCCGCAAGGGAGCTCCAGCCGAGGAAAGTGTGCGCAAGGAAGCCGTCACCTCCTATCTGAAGCGGCTGGTAAGTGGCCTGTCCGGAAGGGACGAGTCCGAGCTGCGGACAGATGAGGGTTTTTACAATCAGGGGCTGAATTCACAGCATTTGCTGGATATCGTCAAGCGGCTGGAAGAGAAGCTGGAATGCTCTCTCTACCCGACGCTGCTGTTTGAATACGCCACGATGGACGAGTTAAGCCAGTATATTCTTCGGGAACATTGCGATTCGTTTTTCAGTTTCGCTACAGCGCTTGGGGATGTGAACCAATCTGCTAAGCCGGAAACGGCCGCTGCGGCCATTCATGCCTATACCCCTACTTGGGTCAACAGCCCGCTGACGCTCCGCGGCAAGGCGGAACAATTGGGGCAGCAGGAGCAGGTGCTGGTTCTGTGCGGGCAACAGGATGAGCTGCTTGCTCTAGCGGGATCGGAGGCAGGCAGCCGCTTCAGCTTCGTGCTTCCGGGAGAACAATTTGCCGCAGCCGGAGCAGGTATTTACCGCATGAACTTTAACCGCGAGGGCGATTACAAGCAATTGGCGGTTGAATTACAGGCAGCGGACCGCATGCCCACGGTTCTGGTCAACAGCCTGAATTGCGGCGGGCGGAGCCAAGGCGGTCTGCCGGATTCGGAGCAGCAGGTGATTCCCATGTTCTATATCCTGCGGGAGCTGCTGAGAAGCAAAATAAAATCGGCAGTAAAGATGCTCTATTTCTTCGATCAAGAAGGTTTGGCCGCTCATCCGGGCGATGCCGCTATGGAGGGATTCCTGCACTGCATCCAGTCCGAAACGGATAAGGTGGCGTATAAATGTATCGGCATTGATGCAGAGAACCGCAGGCAGCTCCAGACTATTTTCCTTGATGAACTCTTCAGCGGTTGGGACAGCGGGCGCCGTGTGGTTTATGAACAGGGTCTCCGGAGAATACAGACATACCGCAAGGCCGGACACGCAGAAGGCGGCGTTACAACGGCTATTCGCAGCAACCATGTCTACTTGATTACCGGCGGAGCCGGAGGCATTGGACAAAAGCTGGCAGCGCATGTTCTGCAGCAAGGCGGGGCAGCCATTCTTTGCGGAAGAGCGGCCAAGCTGCCGGATGAGGTCGGTGCCGGGTTAGACGCGCATCCGCGTCTTGAATATGTAGCTTGTGATGTAACGGACCGGACATCGGTCGAGTCTCTGCACGCTTTTGTGAAGGAGAAGCATGGAAGGCTGGACGGGATTTTTCATTGTGCGGGACTTACTCGTGATTCGTTACTGGTGTATAAGGACAGTGAGGATCTGCGTCAGGTGCTGCGGGTGAAGGCGGAGGGTACAGTCAATCTCGATGAAGTGTTTAAGGAGGAGCCGCTCACCTTTTTTGCCGCATTTTCCTCAGTGGCGGGGATTCTGGGCAATCCAACGCAAAGCGACTACGCGTATGCCAATTTATATATGGACGGCTATATGCAGCAACGGGAACTCTTGCGGGCGCAGGGGCTCAGAAGCGGCAAATCCCTGTCTATCAATTGGCCTCTCTGGCGCGATGGCGGCATGAAAGGCGACGAACATACGGAGCTGGCGCTAAAACACAGATTTGGCATCACGCTCCTGGAGACTGCCGCAGGGATAGAGGCGCTGGAATGGGCGCTGCAGCGGGAAGAAACCCAACTGCTCATGGTTCCGGGGGAAGAAATCAGGATTGACGATGTTTTGGTCCGGGACGGGGATTCAAGTGAGCAGAAGGCTGTTCCGCAGCCCGGGATCGCTCTGAGCCATCTGACAAGCTCTACCGGAAATACGGATGAGGATGACTTGGCGATTATCGGAATCAGCGGGAGATTTCCGGGTGCGGACAATCTGCCGGAGTATTGGGAGCTGCTCAAGGCAGGCCGGGACGCAGTATCGGAGGTCGATCCGCAGAGGTGGAATCATGAGGAGCAGCAGCGGATTGCCCAGGAGAGCTGGGGCAAGGACAGCTCCCGGTGGGGCGGCTTCCTCCGCGATGTGGACAAGTTCGATTCACTGCTGTTCAATGTGGCACCTTATCAAGCCGTGTTGATGGACCCGCATGAGCGGGTATTTCTGGAGCTGGCCTGGGAAGCGTTCGAGGATGGCGGGTATATCCGGTCTGCGCTCAAAGGCCAAAAGGTAGGCGTATTCGCCGGAGCCATGTGGATGCAGTACCAGCTCTACAATACCAGCCGGCAGGTGGCAACTTCCACCATCTCGTCGATTGCCAACCGGGTGTCTTATTATTTTGGACTGACCGGACCTTCCCTGGGCATTGATACCATGTGCTCGTCCTCGATGACGGCACTGCATATGGCCTGCCAAAGCGTGAAGAACCGGGATTGTGCCATGGCCCTGGTTGGAGGGGTTAATCTCTCCGTGCACCCGGATAAGTACCTGCTGCTGTCGCAGGGTAATTTCGCTTCCTCGGAAGGCAGATGCCGCAGCTTCGGCGAAGGCGGAGATGGTTACGTGCCCGCCGAGGCAGCAGGGGCGATCCTGATCAAGCCGCTGAGGCAGGCGGAGCGGGACCATGACCGGATCTATGCGGTCATTAAGGGCAGCGCCATTAATCATGGCGGGGAGGCCAGCGGATTTACCGTTCCCAATCAGCGTGCGCAGGAGGAAGCCGTGTCCGAAGCGATCCGCAGAAGCGGCATCGATGCCGGCACCGTCAATTATATTGAAGCACATGGCACGGGGACCTCGCTCGGCGATCCGATTGAGATCAAGGCGCTGATGAATGCTTTTGCCCCCTGTAAAGATCAATCCTTCAGTTGTGCCATTGGTTCAGTCAAGTCCAATATCGGCCATGCCGAAGCGGCAGCAGGCATATCCTCCATCGCCAAGGTGATTCTGCAGATGCAGCACGGGCAGCTTGCGCCTTCGATTCATTCGGAGCGGATCAACCCGCATATCCGGCTTGGCGATTCAGGCTTCTATATTCAGCAGAAGCTGGAGGAATGGAAGCCGGTCACACGTACCGCTAACGGGCAGACAACGGTGTACCCGAGACGCGCCGGCATCAGTGCTTTTGGTGCAGGAGGGTCCAACGCCCATGTCATTCTGGAGCAATATACAGGCAGCAGAAAGAATGGAGATCAGGATCAGCAGACTGGCAATAATGGTCCTTATATCTTTGTATTATCCGCGCAGACCCCGGAGCGGCTGCAAGCCTATGCCCGGCGGATGAGAGCTTTCATTGAACAAGGACAAGCAGGAATCCACGAAAGTCATAAGGAAGTGACAGCCGCCCTGCAAGAAGTGATCGCTCAAATGCTGGACCTTCCGGTCACCGGGATCGGACAAGATCACACTCTGGATGAGCTGGGCCTCGGGCCTGTCGAATTCCTCCAATTGTGTGACAGACTCCAGGGAAGCTTCGGTATACAGGCAAATGCTTCAGCGGTAAGCGGTGACTTAACAGTGCAGGAGCTTAGCAGCCAGCTCGTAACCGGATTTGCAGGTATGGAAGGGTATGGGACTGCTGAGCCTAAGGCCGGGGCTGTGCAGGAACTATCGCTGTCGGGGCTTAGCTATACACTTCAGGTGGCCCGGGAACCCATGAAGCACCGGTTGGCTGTCGTGTACCACACGCTAAGTGAACTGCTGGCGACTATAGATGATTACTTGGAGCAGCGGGCTTCCGTTCAATTGTTCACATCAGAGGCAGGCGTGGCCGCAGAAGGGCGGACAAGCAAGGCGCAAATACACGGCAATGTTCAAATCCAGGCCAATCTGTATACATTGCGTGATGCTGAACTGCTGGCCCGGGCATGGGCGGAAGGCGCAGCTATAGACTGGCGGATGTTATACGGGAAAGACGCACCTGAGCTTCTTTCGCTGCCGCATTATCCGTTTGCCCGCAAAAGCTATTGGATCGAGCCGGTTAACCCAGTAGAACTTATAACTAATATACAAGAGTATGCAGAACCTGCTCCAACTTCCGGATTCGCAGCGCCTAAAGCATTTGCGTATACGGGGAATGAAGTTGTGCTGGAACGTGTGGAAGGCGGCGTCGCCATCATTCGGATTCAGGACGCGATGCATAACAATACATTTACCCATGAGGTTATACAGGGGCTTACCCACTGCTTCCAAACCGCCCAGCAGGACGAGCAGATCAAGGCGATTGTGGTTGCCGGGAATGACAGGATCTTCTCCATGGGCGGAACGCAGGAGCAGCTGCTGGATATTTCCGACTCCAAGCTGAGCTTTACGGATGCGCCGATTTTGTACAGGGGAATGCTGGAGTGCCCTATTCCTGTGATCTCCGCGATGGAAGGCCATGCTTCCGGCGGCGGCATGCTGTTCGGGCTGTATGCGGATATTGTGGTTATGGCTGAGGAGAGCGTGTATTCCGCTGCTTTTGCCAAATACGGTTTCACCCCGGGGATGGGCGCGACCTTCATTCTGGAGGATAAGCTGGGCAAGAATCTTGCTGTCGAGATGATGTTCACGGCCAGTATGTACTCCGGCGAACAGCTCAAAAGCAGATCTGCCTCTGTTATCTTCCGGGCCAAGGACAAGGTGCTGCAGGAGGCTGTGTCGATTGCCCGGCTGATTGCCGAGAAGCCAAGAACCACGGTCAGTGTATTGAAGCAGGAGCTGGCCAGCAGGGTGCTGGATTCACTGCTGCACTGCGTGGACCGCGAGAATGAGATGCACCGCATCACCTTCACCACGCCGGAGGTCAAAGCAAAGATCCGCCACCTGTACCGGGCTTCAGAGCCAGTGATGGAAGAACGGGAAGCAGTAAAGGCGGCAACACTGTCCGCACCTGAGGGTACAGTTAACAAGCCGTCCCGGTTGAACGCTGGCACCGTGGCTAACGTCGGTTCAACAGGTCTTGCCAGTTCAACAGACTCTGCTGTCTCCATTCCTTCCATATATGCTGCAGAAGCTGATCGGAACATTGAACGGAACATCAAGGACGAACTGACCCAGATCATCGCAGACCGGATTCAACTGGATGAAGCAGAACTGGACGAGGATATGAATTTCAAGGATATGGGTGTGGATTCCATCAGCGGCGTCGAGATTGTGCGTGATCTGGGTGAGAGCTTCAGCCTGCAGCTCGACACCATCGATATTTATGATTACTACACCATTAACCTTCTGGCAGCGCATATCGGGCGTAAGCTAAGAGCGAATTTCCAGGCTCAGGAAGCGGAAGTACCGGGAGTATTGTCAGCATCCGCAGTCACAGGAACATCATCAGGTATAAGAGAGGGTGCAGCAGCAGGAGCTTCAGTGGGGCATGCCGGTTCAGGAGTGCCAGAAGCATCAGTCAGCACTTCCGCCTCTTCGGCTAACCAGGAAGACCGTGATCTGCTGGAGCTGTTGTCGAGGCTGAACGAGGATGAGCTGGATGTAGACGAAGTGGCCCAGTTTTTGGAGGTGTACTATGAGTAA